One window from the genome of Asterias rubens chromosome 11, eAstRub1.3, whole genome shotgun sequence encodes:
- the LOC117296395 gene encoding osteopetrosis-associated transmembrane protein 1-like, with the protein MPKLLLFEVFFVLIRLGCTEGDLINTSETFNTPGALYEGSYLQNSTGYKTAAYAVQRAQNQDGLKIHTEVEEIEKHFIPVLDEDCLQMLQEYASVSSRVVYCALAFSKPVLFCETCVDVFIEAEQKFKEIERMSTCDEPLLRSDRVQILRETHEFLRELWDKGSCKNCFKNISSCEKKKPPSGCQVRDGVVEFQKHINDTLACFDKASASGENVCINCSVVYRNLCKFFSSMGGVEDICIDCVEQMNSTRKVWSTIYNCTNADRDIVSVVSISVFFCSLPIFFYIGSKVHTTKTELKLMKLNRMNKPHDTRQSLPTLPEHGEDFLTDYRT; encoded by the exons ATGCCGAAATTACTTTTATTCGAAGTATTTTTCGTTCTGATACGCCTCGGATGTACAGAGGGAGACCTCATCAACACTTCAGAGACTTTTAATACGCCTGGTGCACTTTATGAAGGAAGTTACCTTCAAAATAGTACGGGATACAAAACTGCTGCGTATGCGGTTCAGCGCGCACAAAATCAGGATGGACTGAAAATCCACACCGAGGTCGAGGagattgagaaacatttcatccCTGTTTTGGACGAAGATTGTCTACAAATGTTACAGGAATATGCAAGTGTGTCATCACGCGTTGTCTACTGTGCTCTCGCATTTTCCAAGCCAGTGCTATTTTGTGAAACTTGTGTCGACGTATTTATAGAAGCTGAACAAAAATTCAAGGAGATAGAACGG ATGTCAACATGTGATGAACCATTGCTGAGATCTGATCGAGTGCAAATACTTAGAGAGACTCATGAGTTTTTAAGAGAACTGTGGGACAAGGGCAGCTGTAAAA ACTGCTTCAAAAACATCAGCTCCTGTGAGAAGAAAAAACCACCATCAGGGTGCCAAGTGAGAGACGGCGTTGTGGAGTTCCAAAAGCACATCAACGACACACTTGCCTGCTTTGATAAAGCATCAGCT AGTGGTGAGAATGTTTGCATTAATTGTTCTGTTGTTTACCGGAATCTGTGCAAATTCTTCTCCTCCATGGGTGGTGTTGAAGATATCTGCATAGATTGTGTTGAACAG ATGAACAGTACAAGAAAGGTATGGAGTACAATCTACAACTGCACTAATGCAGACAGAGACATTGTGTCTGTTGTTTCCATCAGCGTGTTTTTCTGCTCGCTGCCTATCTTCTTCTACATTGGGTCAAAAGTACATACCACAAAAACTGAACTCAAATTGATGAAAT TAAATCGAATGAACAAACCTCATGACACGAGGCAGAGCCTTCCAACACTACCAGAACATGGCGAGGACTTCCTTACGGATTACAGAACATAA